A stretch of Acidimicrobiales bacterium DNA encodes these proteins:
- a CDS encoding ABC transporter substrate-binding protein, which produces MTKRLAWIGMVLALVAGACGDDGTATAPDDSTTTTTVPSTTSADGGEPDPATTEPPALTASWKGVTEDTVSIAVSVLDFDVLKDLGLQDFGWGDQRLIWEFYLDRLNERGGVAGRQVDYVLDFYNPALAIDAEASCLRMTEDRDVFAVLGAFLGPAESATPCLTNQEDLVVFEGTMTVELLEGAKSVWVISGSAGRRRIPIFFELLDQAGFVDGQRVAVVSGNENERDSVDVIEPILRDLGLDIVVTSVNTSSTDDVVAEDQYWDRTAELIRTENADVIVINGDTTGAIRGIHRNDLQQELWVVTGDQLANLGTTVDRSDADGAITLAGVSSDEAWEEPGRVACAKEFTDAYPDAEVRLPSEVGEGDERWDIAIAQACTWIAVFETVMNAAGPELTPDSVQAAYEGLGDVELPGFTYASWGPGKPDANDGFRLSEWDSTAGENGSLVPITELLDATP; this is translated from the coding sequence ATGACGAAGCGTTTGGCCTGGATCGGAATGGTGCTGGCGTTGGTTGCCGGTGCGTGTGGTGACGACGGCACGGCCACGGCACCGGATGACTCGACGACCACCACGACCGTGCCGTCGACCACGAGCGCGGACGGCGGCGAGCCGGATCCGGCCACGACGGAACCTCCAGCCCTCACCGCGTCGTGGAAGGGCGTCACCGAGGACACCGTGAGCATCGCCGTGTCGGTCCTGGACTTCGACGTGCTGAAGGACCTGGGACTCCAGGACTTCGGCTGGGGCGATCAGCGGCTGATCTGGGAGTTCTACCTCGACCGGCTCAACGAGCGGGGCGGCGTCGCCGGCCGCCAGGTCGACTATGTGCTGGACTTCTACAACCCGGCACTGGCCATCGATGCCGAGGCTTCGTGCCTGCGGATGACCGAGGATCGAGACGTGTTCGCTGTGCTCGGCGCATTTCTCGGCCCCGCCGAGTCGGCGACTCCGTGCCTCACGAACCAGGAGGACCTGGTCGTCTTCGAGGGCACCATGACCGTCGAGCTCCTCGAGGGGGCGAAGTCGGTGTGGGTCATCAGCGGGTCGGCCGGACGCCGGCGCATCCCGATCTTCTTCGAGCTCCTCGATCAGGCCGGCTTCGTCGACGGGCAGCGGGTGGCTGTCGTCAGCGGCAACGAGAACGAGCGAGACAGCGTCGACGTGATCGAGCCGATCCTGCGGGATCTCGGGCTCGACATCGTCGTGACCTCGGTGAACACGTCGTCCACCGACGATGTCGTCGCCGAGGACCAGTACTGGGACCGGACGGCCGAGCTCATCCGAACCGAGAACGCCGACGTCATCGTCATCAACGGTGATACCACCGGCGCGATCCGCGGGATCCATCGCAACGACCTGCAACAGGAGCTCTGGGTGGTGACGGGCGACCAGCTGGCCAACCTGGGCACGACCGTCGACCGCTCCGACGCCGACGGAGCGATCACCCTTGCGGGTGTGAGCTCCGACGAAGCGTGGGAGGAGCCCGGCCGGGTTGCGTGTGCCAAGGAGTTCACCGACGCCTACCCGGATGCCGAGGTCCGCCTCCCGTCCGAAGTAGGGGAGGGGGACGAACGCTGGGACATCGCGATCGCGCAGGCGTGCACCTGGATCGCGGTGTTCGAGACCGTGATGAACGCGGCCGGTCCGGAGCTCACGCCGGACTCGGTGCAAGCCGCCTACGAGGGACTCGGTGACGTCGAACTGCCGGGCTTCACCTACGCGTCGTGGGGTCCGGGCAAGCCGGACGCAAACGACGGGTTCAGACTCTCGGAGTGGGACTCGACTGCCGGTGAGAACGGTTCGCTCGTGCCGATCACCGAGCTTCTCGACGCGACCCCCTGA
- a CDS encoding M67 family metallopeptidase → MLEIPASIHAEMIGHAILGLPDEACGLFAGEFGGDRIERFFPMANAAKSSQIYELDAQEMMDVERTADDAGLAVIGVMHSHTHTTNYPSPTDVADAARFDPFGAWRFIIVSLKHPDPSLRSYRIHDGTVTEEPVTLT, encoded by the coding sequence GTGCTGGAGATCCCTGCGTCGATCCACGCCGAGATGATCGGCCACGCCATCCTCGGACTTCCCGATGAGGCGTGTGGCCTCTTCGCCGGCGAGTTCGGCGGCGACCGCATCGAGCGGTTCTTCCCGATGGCGAACGCGGCGAAGTCGAGCCAGATCTACGAGCTCGACGCCCAAGAGATGATGGACGTCGAACGCACCGCCGACGACGCCGGGCTGGCCGTCATCGGCGTGATGCACTCCCACACGCACACGACGAACTATCCGTCGCCCACCGATGTGGCTGACGCGGCCCGCTTCGACCCCTTCGGAGCGTGGCGTTTCATCATCGTCTCGCTCAAACACCCCGATCCCAGCCTGCGCAGCTACCGCATCCACGACGGCACCGTCACCGAAGAACCCGTCACCCTCACCTAG
- a CDS encoding long-chain-acyl-CoA synthetase, with product MSPPRLSLRERLESDLRMLRTSTKLAGAAKHRASSTTTVPDKWEAVVDKHPHKVAMIDASDDGRAVTYLQLDQMANRVAHWAKANELARGDVVALLMMNRPEYVATWLGLAKLGITSALINTNLTGEPLRHSIEVSGARHIVVDEELADQWQTSRGPEHPVELGFAPGWEEMAEHSTSRPKASERDGLTCGDRLLYIYTSGTTGLPKAASFSHSKYLTVSLAAGAMTNIDPSDRTYITLPLYHTAGGVMALGGALLNGATAVTVRKFSASRFWDDCVQHRATTFQYIGELCRYLVNSPSHPLERAHGLRVALGNGLRPDVWPEFQERFGIPDIVEFYGATEGTGSLINLDNRVGAIGRMRPSVARRLGMHIVKYDVDADEIVRDANGHVIDVEPNEPGEFISRISNVTPFEGYHDEEATEKKILRDAFRDGDAYFRSGDLLSQDEDGYYYFVDRIGDTFRWKGENVSTAEVAAVLGQATGVLEANVYGVTVPGADGRAGMATLVVDDSFTTEALAAHAAENLPAYARPLFLRIQTEVEITGTFKHRKIDSVKEGFDPTAIDDPLWFFDPDDRAYVPLDPPLFARITAGEVRF from the coding sequence ATGTCGCCCCCACGCCTGAGCCTTCGCGAACGCCTCGAGAGTGACCTGCGGATGCTGCGCACGTCGACCAAGCTCGCCGGCGCGGCAAAGCATCGGGCGTCGAGCACGACCACCGTGCCCGACAAGTGGGAGGCGGTGGTCGACAAGCACCCGCACAAGGTCGCGATGATCGACGCGTCGGACGACGGCCGCGCCGTCACCTATCTCCAGCTCGATCAGATGGCGAACCGGGTCGCCCACTGGGCCAAGGCGAACGAGCTCGCCCGCGGCGACGTGGTCGCCCTGCTGATGATGAACCGCCCGGAGTACGTCGCCACGTGGCTCGGCCTGGCGAAGCTCGGCATCACGTCCGCCCTCATCAACACCAACCTCACCGGTGAACCGTTGCGTCACTCGATCGAGGTGTCCGGGGCGCGACACATCGTGGTCGACGAGGAGCTCGCCGATCAGTGGCAGACGTCGCGCGGGCCAGAGCATCCGGTCGAACTCGGCTTCGCGCCCGGCTGGGAGGAGATGGCGGAGCACTCGACATCGCGCCCCAAGGCGAGCGAGCGCGACGGCCTGACCTGCGGCGACCGCCTGCTCTACATCTACACGAGCGGCACCACCGGCCTGCCGAAGGCCGCGAGCTTCAGCCACAGCAAGTACCTCACGGTGTCCCTCGCCGCCGGCGCCATGACGAACATCGACCCGAGCGACCGCACCTACATCACGCTGCCGCTGTATCACACGGCCGGTGGCGTGATGGCGCTCGGTGGCGCCCTGCTCAACGGGGCGACCGCGGTCACGGTCCGCAAGTTCTCCGCCTCCCGCTTCTGGGACGATTGCGTGCAACACCGCGCCACGACGTTCCAGTACATCGGCGAGCTGTGCCGCTATCTGGTCAACTCCCCGAGCCATCCGCTCGAGCGTGCCCACGGCCTGCGCGTCGCCCTCGGCAACGGGCTGCGCCCCGACGTGTGGCCCGAGTTCCAGGAGCGCTTCGGTATCCCGGACATCGTCGAGTTCTACGGTGCGACCGAGGGCACCGGCTCGTTGATCAATCTCGACAATCGGGTCGGGGCCATCGGCCGCATGCGCCCGTCGGTCGCTCGGCGACTCGGAATGCACATCGTGAAGTACGACGTTGACGCGGACGAGATCGTGCGCGACGCGAACGGTCACGTGATCGACGTCGAGCCGAACGAGCCCGGCGAGTTCATCAGCCGGATCAGCAACGTCACCCCGTTCGAGGGCTACCACGACGAGGAGGCGACGGAGAAGAAGATCCTTCGCGACGCCTTCCGCGACGGCGACGCCTACTTCCGCTCCGGCGACCTGCTCAGCCAGGACGAGGACGGCTACTACTACTTCGTCGATCGCATCGGCGACACCTTCCGTTGGAAGGGTGAGAACGTGTCGACCGCGGAGGTGGCCGCCGTGCTCGGGCAGGCCACCGGCGTGTTGGAGGCGAACGTGTACGGCGTGACCGTGCCCGGCGCCGACGGCCGGGCCGGCATGGCCACGCTCGTCGTGGACGACTCGTTCACCACCGAGGCGCTCGCGGCCCACGCCGCCGAGAACCTGCCCGCCTACGCTCGGCCGCTCTTCCTCCGGATCCAGACCGAGGTCGAGATCACCGGCACGTTCAAGCACCGCAAGATCGACAGCGTCAAAGAGGGCTTCGATCCGACGGCGATCGACGACCCCCTGTGGTTCTTCGATCCCGACGACCGGGCCTACGTCCCCCTCGACCCCCCGCTGTTCGCCCGCATCACCGCCGGCGAGGTCCGGTTCTAG
- a CDS encoding cysteine synthase family protein has translation MVIHNSVLDMIGNTPMVDVSRLSPNPNVRILAKMEGQNPGGSVKDRIARAMILAAEEDGTLTPGRTIIEPSSGNTGIALAMIAKERGYPIKIVLPENVSIERRQMLEVFGAEIIDSPGAEGSNGAVRRAQALADEHPEWVFLYQYANEANPQAHYDTTGPEIWADVPEITHFVAGLGTSGTLMGVGSFLKEQNPDIKILAVEPPIGEQVEGLRNLEEGYIPPVYEKWGGPDLLDGKRIVRPRESLEWTRKLAEIGIFSGISAGAALAGAIRTAEKLDEGTIVFILSDGGWKYLSTGAWTDDIDDVVERAKKIIYF, from the coding sequence GTGGTGATCCACAACTCGGTGCTCGACATGATCGGCAACACGCCGATGGTCGACGTCAGCCGCCTGAGCCCCAACCCCAACGTGCGCATCCTCGCCAAGATGGAGGGGCAGAACCCCGGCGGATCGGTGAAGGATCGCATCGCCCGAGCCATGATCCTCGCCGCCGAAGAGGACGGCACGCTCACGCCCGGCAGGACGATCATCGAGCCGAGCTCCGGCAACACCGGCATCGCCCTCGCCATGATCGCCAAGGAGCGCGGCTATCCGATCAAGATCGTGCTCCCGGAGAACGTGTCGATCGAGCGTCGCCAGATGCTGGAGGTGTTCGGCGCCGAGATCATCGACAGCCCCGGCGCGGAGGGCAGTAACGGCGCCGTGCGTCGGGCCCAGGCGCTGGCCGACGAGCATCCGGAGTGGGTGTTCCTCTACCAGTACGCCAACGAGGCCAACCCGCAAGCCCACTACGACACGACCGGCCCGGAGATCTGGGCGGACGTGCCCGAGATCACCCACTTCGTCGCCGGGCTCGGCACGAGCGGCACGCTCATGGGCGTCGGATCGTTCCTCAAGGAACAGAACCCGGACATCAAGATCCTCGCCGTCGAACCGCCGATCGGCGAGCAGGTCGAAGGCCTCCGCAATCTCGAGGAGGGCTACATCCCGCCCGTCTACGAGAAGTGGGGCGGCCCCGACCTGCTCGACGGCAAGCGCATCGTGCGTCCCCGCGAGAGCCTCGAGTGGACCCGCAAACTCGCCGAGATCGGGATCTTCTCCGGCATCAGCGCCGGGGCCGCCCTGGCCGGAGCCATCCGCACCGCGGAGAAGCTCGACGAGGGAACGATCGTGTTCATCCTCAGCGACGGCGGCTGGAAGTACCTGAGCACGGGCGCCTGGACCGACGACATCGACGACGTCGTCGAGCGGGCCAAGAAGATCATCTACTTCTAG
- a CDS encoding type II secretion system F family protein: MSAPLLLIALGGFAGSTLVLSEIRWFRRPPLFDRLAAYTPATSRSTRNGLLSVASFRDVLAPLAQLTGERLARLFGVSEELSTRLRRVHSPLDVAAFRVRQMGWTGVAFLGGALGAVATGPPAAVAALIVVGAPILAFLLLEQQMIAASDAWQRRLVLELPVIAEQMGMLLSAGWSMHAAIDRVASRGNGNCSADLRRVAQRIGQGLAEVDALREWADVADVEPLDRFVAVLALNRETADLGGLIAEEARSMRREAQRDLIEAIEKRNQQVWIPVTVAALIPGVLLMGVPFVDALSLFSTS; the protein is encoded by the coding sequence ATGTCCGCCCCGCTCCTTCTCATCGCGCTCGGCGGGTTCGCCGGGTCCACGCTCGTCCTGTCCGAGATCAGGTGGTTTCGGCGGCCGCCTCTGTTCGACCGGCTCGCGGCCTACACCCCGGCGACGAGCCGGTCGACGCGCAACGGTCTGCTGTCGGTGGCGTCGTTTCGAGACGTACTGGCTCCGCTCGCCCAACTGACCGGCGAACGACTCGCGCGTCTCTTCGGCGTGAGCGAGGAACTCAGCACCCGCTTACGGCGGGTGCACTCGCCACTGGATGTCGCGGCGTTTCGCGTTCGTCAGATGGGCTGGACCGGCGTCGCGTTCCTCGGTGGCGCGCTGGGCGCCGTCGCCACGGGGCCGCCGGCCGCCGTTGCCGCCCTCATCGTCGTCGGCGCACCGATCCTCGCGTTTCTGCTGCTCGAGCAGCAGATGATCGCGGCGTCCGATGCATGGCAGCGCCGCCTCGTCCTCGAACTCCCGGTGATCGCCGAGCAGATGGGCATGCTGCTGTCCGCGGGCTGGTCGATGCACGCCGCGATCGACCGGGTGGCGAGTCGCGGCAACGGCAACTGTTCCGCCGATCTGCGTCGCGTCGCCCAACGCATCGGTCAGGGGCTCGCCGAGGTCGATGCCCTGCGCGAGTGGGCCGACGTCGCCGATGTCGAGCCGCTCGACCGTTTCGTCGCCGTTCTCGCGCTCAACCGGGAGACGGCGGATCTGGGCGGACTCATCGCGGAGGAAGCCCGCTCGATGCGACGCGAGGCCCAGCGAGACCTCATCGAGGCGATCGAGAAGCGCAACCAGCAGGTCTGGATCCCGGTCACCGTCGCGGCACTCATCCCCGGCGTGCTGCTCATGGGCGTGCCCTTCGTCGACGCGCTCTCCCTGTTCTCGACGTCGTGA
- a CDS encoding ATPase, T2SS/T4P/T4SS family encodes MTAFAEPSPLAEIEARVQERAKHEALDLAATDSTEALARMVDHEVTAWNDDHRRGLRTFALGDPARVAERAVRNLTGYGPLGPLLGDDDVWEIMVNAPDAIFVKRHRGPSGYHDEVFHDDAHVIRTLTKVLDESSTAHRKLDPSEGLQDAQLDDGARLHIVHGDISRGGHVMVNIRKFTGVAFRSLGELVERRMLTNDAARFLLACVRARQTIVVAGAPGAGKTTMMNCCAAAIDPSLRVVVAEEVFEADIPLPNVASMQTRAARTDRPEVDLRRLVSGFLRMAPDVAIVGEVRDREALPLLLTLSSGVKGFTTIHAGSARQALTRLRFICQLSDTSNDLPMTALNSLVSEAVDVVVHCVRTADGPRVGGIVAVEDMTATPDGSAFTATDVFVREPGCELRRSGALPVRLGRAFSDAGLDLRAILEPTVEVQV; translated from the coding sequence ATGACCGCGTTCGCGGAGCCGAGCCCGCTCGCCGAGATCGAGGCCCGCGTCCAGGAGCGCGCCAAGCACGAAGCGCTCGACCTCGCGGCGACGGACTCGACGGAGGCCCTTGCTCGCATGGTCGACCACGAGGTCACCGCCTGGAATGACGATCACCGTCGCGGCCTGCGGACGTTCGCGCTGGGCGATCCGGCGCGCGTCGCCGAGCGCGCCGTACGCAACCTGACCGGCTACGGGCCCCTGGGTCCCCTGCTGGGTGACGACGACGTGTGGGAGATCATGGTCAACGCGCCGGACGCCATCTTCGTGAAGCGCCACCGCGGCCCGTCCGGCTACCACGACGAAGTCTTCCACGACGACGCCCACGTCATCCGCACGTTGACGAAGGTGCTCGACGAATCGTCCACCGCTCATCGCAAGCTCGACCCGAGCGAGGGCCTCCAGGATGCCCAGCTCGACGACGGCGCCCGCCTCCACATCGTGCATGGCGACATCTCCCGAGGCGGCCACGTCATGGTGAACATCCGGAAGTTCACCGGCGTCGCCTTCCGCAGCCTCGGCGAACTCGTCGAACGACGCATGCTCACCAACGACGCCGCGCGGTTCCTGCTCGCATGCGTGCGGGCGCGCCAGACCATCGTCGTCGCCGGAGCTCCCGGGGCCGGGAAGACCACGATGATGAACTGTTGCGCGGCCGCTATCGACCCGTCGCTGCGCGTCGTCGTGGCCGAGGAGGTCTTCGAGGCCGACATCCCCCTCCCCAACGTCGCGAGCATGCAGACGCGGGCTGCCCGCACCGACCGGCCGGAGGTCGACCTGCGCCGCCTCGTCTCGGGGTTCCTGCGGATGGCGCCGGACGTCGCCATCGTGGGCGAGGTTCGCGACCGTGAGGCGCTCCCCCTGCTGCTGACGCTCTCCTCGGGGGTGAAGGGGTTCACCACGATCCACGCCGGTTCGGCCCGCCAGGCGCTCACCCGTCTCCGGTTCATCTGCCAGTTGTCGGACACCAGCAACGACCTGCCGATGACCGCGCTCAACAGCCTCGTCAGCGAGGCCGTGGACGTCGTCGTCCATTGTGTGCGCACGGCAGACGGGCCGCGCGTCGGCGGCATCGTCGCCGTCGAAGACATGACCGCCACGCCCGACGGGAGCGCATTCACCGCGACGGACGTCTTCGTCCGCGAGCCGGGTTGCGAGCTGCGCCGGTCCGGTGCGCTGCCCGTCCGCCTCGGTCGCGCCTTCTCGGACGCCGGGCTCGATCTTCGGGCGATCCTCGAGCCGACCGTGGAGGTACAGGTGTGA
- a CDS encoding helix-turn-helix domain-containing protein — translation MPPDTAPDEADDDVVWLSTPAAAERLGVTARTLYRFIDEGQLPAYKFGRVIRLKKDDVDTYIESCRVEPGSMSHLYPETTGSND, via the coding sequence ATGCCCCCTGACACCGCTCCCGACGAAGCCGACGACGACGTCGTCTGGCTCTCCACTCCTGCGGCCGCCGAACGCCTCGGCGTCACCGCCCGCACCCTCTACCGCTTCATCGACGAGGGCCAGCTCCCGGCCTACAAATTCGGTCGGGTCATCCGGCTCAAGAAGGACGACGTCGACACCTACATCGAGTCATGCCGCGTCGAGCCGGGCTCGATGAGCCACCTCTACCCGGAGACCACCGGTTCCAACGACTGA
- a CDS encoding maleylpyruvate isomerase family mycothiol-dependent enzyme — MSLDLDTTLQMIQREGEALIAAAQTHPTAQVRACPDWNATELAIHTTGVHRRVAHWCAGRLQKPERWPDHEPPDATAPWDWCRAGLDLVVGVLRDIGPEESVWTWTDRKNGGFYHRRMLHETVVHRWDAQDAAGTPSPIDAEVATDGVNELMDVGLRYRGDGAPLDYPDGDVLLERTDGTDRWRLRAMDGTLLVGRNGDAGTSADATVQGHAEDLLLWLWGRRGHVTISGEDDVAAAWAAIAP, encoded by the coding sequence ATGAGCCTCGACCTCGACACCACGCTGCAGATGATCCAGCGTGAAGGCGAGGCGTTGATCGCCGCCGCGCAGACCCATCCGACGGCCCAGGTGCGGGCCTGTCCCGACTGGAACGCGACCGAACTGGCGATCCACACCACGGGCGTGCACCGGCGCGTCGCCCACTGGTGCGCGGGCCGACTCCAGAAGCCGGAGCGCTGGCCGGATCACGAACCGCCGGACGCGACGGCGCCGTGGGACTGGTGCCGGGCCGGGCTCGACCTCGTCGTCGGCGTGCTGCGTGACATCGGCCCGGAAGAGTCCGTCTGGACGTGGACCGACCGCAAGAACGGCGGCTTCTACCACCGGCGCATGCTCCACGAGACCGTCGTGCACCGCTGGGATGCGCAGGACGCGGCCGGCACGCCGTCGCCCATCGACGCCGAGGTGGCGACCGACGGCGTCAACGAACTGATGGACGTGGGGCTGCGCTATCGAGGCGACGGCGCACCGCTCGACTATCCCGACGGCGACGTGCTCCTCGAGCGCACCGACGGCACCGACCGCTGGCGCCTGCGGGCCATGGACGGCACCCTGCTCGTGGGCCGCAACGGCGACGCCGGCACGTCCGCCGACGCAACCGTGCAGGGCCACGCCGAGGACCTGCTGCTGTGGCTCTGGGGCCGCCGCGGGCATGTCACCATCAGCGGTGAGGACGACGTCGCCGCCGCATGGGCCGCGATCGCGCCCTGA
- a CDS encoding adenylate/guanylate cyclase domain-containing protein has translation MEQRVSVCHGPNGEEIAYASVGEGPVLVLSAWWTSHLELDWQDPEFRDFVLDLAETHRVVRYDRPGVGMSGRDDRPFDLHTEAAYLRAVMDAASTDGPADVLAISCGGPPAIVVATDDPARVRRIVFFGSYAEGPRISDPATLTALESLVRASWGLGSQTLSNLFVPDADASTVRRVAAAQRHTASAEIAARLLCLTSEMDVADRVERVHQPSLVLHRERDRTIPSQLGADLAAALPDAELQLLEGRAHLPWVEGDEITAAIRRFLTDGATAGATTRKLATVAFTDIVDSTSSMSELGDDRWRARLDALSALLTEEAAARGGELVKETGDGALVTFELPSNAFDWAIAVRKRAHEHGLALRIGLHTGEVELRGDDVTGRAVVIASRLCDLAAAGQIRASSTAVDLAAGRGFRTTHLGAAALKGIDADVVSYDVEPLAATGDAPTFTREGQNWRVSFRGTDAAVRHSKGVGDLAMLVEQRGTDVPAVVLMDGPDAAPRSGGDEVLDPDAVTAYRRRLGEIEDELDRADDAGDGAASERLEAERTALLDELRTASGLGGRTRRMGDDVERARKAVSARVRDAINKIGEVQPELAIHLAESVTTGRECRYR, from the coding sequence ATGGAACAGCGGGTGTCGGTCTGCCACGGGCCGAACGGCGAGGAGATCGCCTACGCATCCGTCGGCGAGGGCCCCGTGCTCGTGCTGTCCGCCTGGTGGACGAGCCATCTCGAGCTGGACTGGCAGGACCCGGAGTTCCGCGACTTCGTGCTAGATCTCGCCGAGACCCATCGGGTCGTGCGCTACGACCGGCCCGGAGTGGGCATGAGCGGTCGCGACGACCGACCCTTCGATCTCCACACCGAGGCTGCCTACCTACGGGCGGTGATGGACGCCGCGAGCACCGACGGCCCCGCCGACGTGCTCGCCATCTCCTGCGGCGGACCGCCCGCGATCGTCGTGGCCACCGATGACCCGGCGCGGGTACGGCGCATCGTCTTCTTCGGGAGCTACGCCGAAGGGCCCCGCATCTCCGACCCGGCGACGCTCACCGCCCTCGAGTCCCTCGTGCGGGCGAGCTGGGGCCTCGGCAGCCAGACGCTGTCGAACCTCTTCGTGCCGGACGCGGACGCGTCGACCGTCCGGCGCGTCGCCGCCGCCCAACGCCACACCGCCAGCGCGGAGATCGCGGCCCGGTTGCTGTGCCTCACATCCGAGATGGACGTGGCCGACCGCGTCGAGCGAGTGCACCAGCCCTCACTCGTCCTGCACCGCGAGCGCGACCGCACGATCCCCTCCCAGCTCGGCGCGGATCTGGCCGCCGCGTTGCCGGATGCCGAGCTCCAGCTACTCGAGGGCCGCGCCCACCTCCCGTGGGTCGAGGGCGACGAGATCACCGCGGCGATCCGGCGATTCCTCACCGACGGCGCCACAGCCGGTGCGACCACCCGCAAGCTCGCCACCGTCGCGTTCACCGACATCGTGGACTCGACCTCGTCCATGAGCGAGCTCGGCGACGATCGCTGGCGAGCCCGGCTCGACGCCCTGTCGGCCCTCCTCACCGAGGAGGCCGCGGCCCGCGGTGGCGAGCTGGTGAAGGAAACGGGCGACGGCGCGCTCGTCACCTTCGAGCTGCCCAGCAACGCATTCGACTGGGCCATCGCCGTGCGTAAGCGCGCGCACGAACACGGCCTGGCGTTGCGCATCGGGCTCCACACCGGCGAGGTGGAGTTGCGGGGCGACGACGTGACCGGGCGGGCCGTCGTCATCGCCTCGCGCCTGTGCGACCTCGCGGCGGCGGGCCAGATCCGGGCCTCCTCCACCGCCGTCGATCTCGCCGCCGGCCGAGGCTTCCGCACGACCCACCTCGGCGCCGCCGCGCTCAAGGGCATCGACGCCGACGTCGTGTCGTACGACGTGGAACCGCTCGCCGCGACCGGCGATGCGCCCACCTTCACCCGCGAGGGCCAGAACTGGCGCGTGTCGTTTCGGGGCACCGACGCCGCCGTGCGTCACTCGAAGGGGGTCGGCGATCTGGCGATGCTCGTCGAGCAACGGGGCACCGACGTGCCCGCGGTCGTCCTCATGGACGGACCCGACGCCGCGCCCCGCTCGGGTGGCGACGAGGTGCTCGACCCCGATGCGGTCACCGCCTACCGACGGCGACTCGGCGAGATCGAGGACGAACTCGACCGGGCCGACGACGCCGGCGATGGCGCGGCGAGCGAGCGGCTGGAGGCGGAACGAACGGCATTGCTCGACGAGCTACGGACCGCCTCCGGGCTCGGTGGCCGCACCCGGCGCATGGGCGACGACGTCGAGCGGGCCCGCAAGGCCGTGTCCGCCCGGGTGCGCGACGCGATCAACAAGATCGGTGAGGTCCAGCCGGAGCTGGCGATCCATCTCGCGGAGTCGGTCACCACCGGCCGCGAGTGCCGCTACCGCTGA
- a CDS encoding class I SAM-dependent methyltransferase, producing the protein MTTTDTTPDWQLAGEAWSHAATDWAYGFEPYARDGIETVLAKTAVGPGTDVLDVACGAGLALARAERLGASVSGLDAAAGLLEIAARRAPGANLVHGTMFDLPWDDDSFDVVLAFNGIWGGCDEAVAELGRVCRPSGRVGLTFWGASDRMDLLGYFVTVGQTGPGVTEEIISLAAINAPGEAERVLTDAGFVDIERGVTEAILEFTDDDHAWRVLRSPGLVVPSLRHTGEDELRAQVLESIAAFRADDGSYRLTNELVHVTATMAG; encoded by the coding sequence ATGACCACCACCGACACCACCCCCGACTGGCAGCTCGCCGGCGAGGCCTGGAGCCATGCCGCCACCGATTGGGCCTACGGCTTCGAGCCCTACGCCCGCGACGGCATCGAGACCGTCCTCGCCAAGACCGCGGTCGGGCCTGGGACCGACGTCCTCGATGTCGCCTGCGGGGCGGGGCTCGCCCTCGCTCGGGCGGAGCGGCTCGGCGCCAGCGTGAGCGGGCTCGACGCGGCCGCCGGCCTGCTCGAGATCGCGGCTCGCCGCGCGCCCGGAGCGAACCTCGTGCACGGCACCATGTTCGACCTGCCGTGGGACGACGATTCGTTCGACGTCGTCCTCGCCTTCAACGGCATCTGGGGCGGCTGCGACGAAGCCGTCGCAGAGCTCGGCCGCGTCTGTCGGCCGAGCGGCCGGGTCGGCCTCACCTTCTGGGGGGCGAGCGATCGCATGGATCTCCTCGGCTACTTCGTGACCGTCGGCCAGACCGGCCCCGGTGTCACCGAGGAGATCATCAGCCTCGCCGCGATCAACGCGCCGGGAGAGGCCGAGCGGGTACTGACCGACGCGGGCTTCGTCGACATCGAGCGCGGCGTCACCGAGGCGATCCTCGAGTTCACCGACGACGACCACGCCTGGCGCGTCCTGCGGTCACCCGGGCTCGTCGTTCCGTCGCTCCGCCACACCGGCGAGGACGAGCTCCGGGCGCAGGTCCTCGAGAGCATCGCGGCGTTCCGGGCGGACGACGGGAGCTACCGCCTCACCAACGAACTCGTCCACGTGACGGCGACCATGGCCGGATGA